One region of Flavobacterium sp. KACC 22763 genomic DNA includes:
- a CDS encoding SusC/RagA family TonB-linked outer membrane protein, whose amino-acid sequence MTIKKYIWSILAVLFLTGGIYAQKRTTVSGSVKDNMAGIPGATIMVKNENTNTVTDFDGKFSVAVADPETAVLIIKFVGMNDEIVPLKGRTSGITVTMKESNSELNEVVVIGYGTQKRKNLTGAVASIKGTELAKVPTSNVAEALTGRLPGVQVTTVDGSPGADVKIRIRGGGSITEDNSPLILVDGFEVANLNDIPPTDIESVEVLKDAASTAVYGARGANGVIIVTTKVPKAGKVAVNIHNYTQIKTLANHLDVMDPYEFVMMQYEFARKSTSNPTGFYNMYGRPSEFYIYKGNKGTDWQDEIFGSNPIARYTDINVSGGSEKTKIKFTFVNQDQPGVLLGTGMRQNYVYLILNSKLTDNLTFEYQTRLTNQTIEGSGTDGVSLLRALREAPTAGLEEYMTLPEDNTYFDPDDYEIKPRFNPFEEAEKNYRNRTTRTFNTTGALTWTIKKGLTLRSSFGYEYKYSEDGRFWGTDTKTALENNNLPLTYWSMTQSPRWQLNNVLNYGFKVKERHDFQLMIGQEIKDQESSIKFFRTRYFPEDITGEKALDNLALGTPFENGSNAESPNRISSFFGRANYGYDDCYLFTFTVRTDGSTKFGPDNRWGVFPAGAFAWRVSNESFLKESQTVSNLKLRLSYGASGNDRIKGDLYAKYYGVSRDRSVGWGEENHYYYNFYNDKYLNNPNVKWETTYTANVGLDFGFFKERLTGTLDFYHNKVKDLLVPSDIASVSGFTKMMTNVGQTSNKGVEFAINGSVIKKKDFQVDLTFNIGYNKNKIDKLASGEQEWILSSGWAGTQLLNDDDYRAYVGGTKGLIYGFVNDGFYTMDDFESFDAVTKTWKLKEGVANSKNLSGDPVPGNAKFKKLTPVDPSDPNSYVIGDKDRKVIGDTNPDFSGGFGVNAVWKNFDLMAFFNFMSGFDVYNANKIMTTSFYQNNQNNFSMDVGLNNRWRNYDDMGNDLRYSPEQLAKQNENATMWNPVSLGRPIAMSYAVEDGSFLRLNTLSIGYTIPKPNSSKIGFSRIRLYATGSNLFVWTNYSGYDPDINLETGLTPNIDYNAYPRTRNYAFGVQLSF is encoded by the coding sequence GCATTTTGGCCGTACTGTTTTTAACAGGGGGTATTTATGCTCAGAAGCGTACAACCGTGAGCGGTTCGGTTAAGGATAACATGGCGGGTATTCCGGGCGCAACAATTATGGTAAAGAATGAAAATACCAATACCGTTACCGATTTTGATGGTAAATTCAGCGTAGCAGTAGCAGATCCAGAAACTGCTGTTCTAATCATCAAATTTGTGGGAATGAATGATGAAATTGTGCCCTTAAAAGGACGCACATCTGGCATTACGGTAACCATGAAAGAATCGAACAGCGAATTGAACGAAGTTGTTGTAATTGGTTATGGCACGCAAAAACGTAAAAACTTAACTGGAGCGGTCGCCAGTATAAAAGGAACCGAATTAGCAAAAGTACCGACATCCAATGTGGCGGAAGCCTTGACGGGAAGACTTCCTGGGGTTCAGGTTACAACTGTTGACGGTTCGCCAGGAGCAGATGTGAAAATTAGAATTCGTGGAGGAGGATCTATTACTGAAGACAACTCCCCATTAATTTTGGTTGATGGCTTTGAGGTGGCTAACTTAAATGATATTCCACCGACAGATATCGAATCTGTAGAGGTCCTGAAAGATGCAGCCTCTACAGCCGTATATGGAGCAAGAGGCGCAAATGGAGTAATTATTGTAACGACTAAAGTACCTAAAGCAGGAAAAGTAGCGGTAAACATTCATAACTACACGCAAATTAAAACTCTTGCCAATCATTTGGACGTTATGGATCCGTATGAGTTTGTTATGATGCAATATGAATTTGCACGTAAAAGCACTTCTAACCCAACTGGATTTTATAATATGTATGGCAGACCAAGCGAATTTTATATTTATAAAGGAAATAAAGGAACAGATTGGCAGGATGAAATTTTTGGAAGCAATCCGATTGCGAGATATACGGATATCAATGTAAGTGGCGGGAGCGAAAAAACAAAAATCAAATTTACGTTTGTAAACCAAGACCAGCCAGGTGTTTTGCTTGGAACGGGAATGCGCCAAAATTATGTTTACTTAATTTTGAATTCAAAATTAACCGACAATCTTACATTCGAATACCAAACGCGTTTAACCAATCAAACTATTGAAGGTTCAGGAACAGATGGAGTAAGTTTGCTTAGAGCTTTGCGTGAAGCACCAACGGCAGGGCTAGAAGAGTATATGACTTTACCTGAAGATAATACGTACTTCGATCCCGACGATTATGAGATAAAACCTCGTTTTAATCCATTTGAAGAAGCAGAAAAAAATTACCGCAATCGCACAACAAGAACATTTAATACTACAGGAGCTTTAACGTGGACCATCAAAAAGGGATTGACGCTTCGTTCTTCATTTGGCTATGAATATAAATATTCTGAAGATGGACGTTTCTGGGGTACAGATACCAAAACGGCATTAGAAAACAATAACCTGCCTCTAACGTATTGGTCAATGACGCAGTCGCCACGTTGGCAATTGAATAACGTATTAAACTACGGATTTAAAGTAAAAGAGCGCCACGATTTCCAATTAATGATAGGGCAAGAGATAAAAGATCAGGAAAGCTCAATTAAGTTTTTCCGCACGCGTTATTTCCCTGAAGATATTACTGGAGAAAAGGCTCTAGACAACCTGGCTTTGGGAACCCCTTTTGAAAATGGTTCAAATGCAGAATCTCCAAATAGAATTTCTTCATTTTTTGGAAGGGCCAATTACGGTTATGATGACTGTTATTTATTTACGTTTACTGTCCGTACCGACGGTTCTACAAAATTTGGTCCAGACAACAGATGGGGAGTTTTTCCTGCGGGAGCTTTTGCATGGAGAGTTTCAAATGAAAGTTTCTTAAAAGAGAGCCAGACGGTTTCCAATTTAAAACTTCGTTTAAGTTATGGAGCTTCTGGAAATGATAGGATCAAAGGCGATTTATATGCAAAATATTATGGCGTATCTAGAGACCGTTCTGTAGGATGGGGAGAAGAAAACCATTATTACTATAATTTTTATAACGACAAATATCTGAACAATCCAAATGTAAAATGGGAAACGACTTATACGGCGAACGTTGGTCTTGATTTTGGTTTTTTTAAAGAAAGGCTTACAGGAACTTTAGATTTCTATCACAATAAGGTAAAAGATTTATTAGTGCCATCTGATATTGCTTCGGTTTCTGGTTTTACCAAAATGATGACCAACGTTGGACAGACTTCTAATAAAGGTGTCGAATTTGCAATCAACGGAAGTGTGATTAAGAAAAAGGATTTTCAGGTTGATTTGACTTTTAATATTGGTTACAACAAAAACAAAATCGACAAATTGGCGAGCGGAGAGCAGGAATGGATTTTAAGTTCGGGCTGGGCAGGAACTCAATTGTTGAATGATGATGACTATCGCGCCTATGTAGGCGGGACAAAAGGATTGATTTACGGATTTGTAAACGATGGCTTTTATACCATGGATGACTTCGAATCTTTTGATGCCGTAACCAAAACTTGGAAATTGAAAGAAGGCGTTGCCAATTCAAAAAACCTTTCTGGCGATCCGGTTCCAGGAAATGCAAAGTTTAAGAAACTGACTCCTGTTGATCCTTCAGATCCTAATAGTTATGTAATTGGCGACAAAGACAGAAAAGTAATCGGGGATACTAATCCTGATTTTTCGGGAGGTTTTGGTGTAAATGCAGTTTGGAAAAACTTTGATTTAATGGCATTCTTCAATTTTATGTCAGGGTTTGATGTATATAATGCCAATAAGATTATGACGACTTCTTTCTACCAAAACAATCAGAATAATTTTAGTATGGATGTGGGGCTAAACAACCGTTGGAGAAATTATGATGATATGGGCAACGATCTTCGCTATTCACCAGAACAGCTGGCAAAACAGAACGAAAACGCTACAATGTGGAATCCAGTATCTCTCGGCCGTCCTATCGCAATGTCTTACGCTGTTGAAGACGGGTCTTTCTTAAGATTAAACACGCTGAGCATTGGTTATACCATTCCAAAACCAAACAGTTCAAAAATAGGATTCAGCAGAATTAGATTATATGCTACAGGAAGCAATTTGTTTGTTTGGACAAACTATTCTGGATATGATCCAGATATCAATCTGGAAACTGGATTAACCCCAAATATTGACTACAACGCTTATCCTCGAACACGTAACTATGCTTTTGGAGTGCAGTTGTCATTTTAA